The following are from one region of the Plasmodium cynomolgi strain B DNA, chromosome 1, whole genome shotgun sequence genome:
- a CDS encoding VIR-like CYIR protein (putative), which translates to MSHEPDYEIFQNLTEYQKNEGLIDLNQYPEETSFCGDTKSAFKSNSDAVDICKKFVILFKLLNPSEDTAEESCVNHPDFGSSDKHSDVGSSANHSDVGSSANHSAVGNSTNHTAAESSSTTPKHTAFLNYWLSTQLRDKNVPEELRSLFYLDLKTHYDKIKSKYKLTDQFHPIESAHLEKLDILHELYKQYYELKNNKLGVKEKNEGDRDEGCLNFLQNCKDNYNKGLEKCFPQADNQFCQALNRFRKLYEQEKGSFSAVCHNKALPSMPEIVSLRSPKAASGETPKIGGDLVQAEKSLSTHHLPKIVDDVVFSSFFFNTNAHTFRLRLLCHSQSIYPNLYKLILLQYTSLFEYDEEKIKNNIMEVLHEFLKYYNLNRGNSNVDLFIKEFFYDYYKNKREEYEKIYAECSNRKPLTSYCKVYYMCNDQLREDLFSIKEDVAKYLEDKAKSYQQALSGNPTTETEMHKIEGSSPLSLRRFSIVPIVIGVFFFLFSIHEFTPIGSWLRRKLNKTKRIAHNFYMKQIHYIMETNSPFEDVNLDDRESNIGYHSI; encoded by the exons CTTCTGCGGTGATACGAAGTCTGCCTTTAAGTCCAATTCTGATGCGGTAgatatttgcaaaaagttTGTAATACTATTTAAGCTTCTAAACCCTAGCGAAGACACTGCTGAGGAGAGTTGCGTCAACCACCCAGATTTTGGAAGTTCCGACAAACACTCAGATGTTGGAAGTTCCGCCAATCACTCAGATGTTGGAAGTTCCGCCAACCACTCAGCTGTTGGAAATTCTACAAACCACACCGCTGCTGAGAGTTCTAGCACCACCCCCAAACACACGGCCTTCTTGAACTACTGGTTAAGCACCCAATTGAGGGATAAAAACGTCCCTGAAGAACTGAGGTCCCTTTTCTACCTAGACCTGAAGACGCACTACGATAAGATTAAAAGCAAATACAAATTAACGGACCAATTTCACCCCATTGAAAGTGcccatttggaaaaactTGATATATTGCACGAGCTGTATAAGCAGTActacgaattaaaaaataacaaactGGGagtcaaagaaaaaaatgaaggcgaTAGGGATGAGGGGTGTCTGAATTTTCTCCAGAACTGCAAGGATAATTATAATAAGGGGCTGGAAAAATGCTTCCCCCAAGCTGATAATCAGTTCTGCCAAGCATTAAACCGTTTtagaaaattatatgaacaaGAAAAGGGCTCCTTCTCAGCCGTGTGTCACAATAAAGCGTTGCCTTCTATGCCAGAAATAGTATCACTTCGGTCACCCAAGGCAGCAAGTGGGGAAACTCCCAAAATAGGGGGTGACTTAGTTCAGGCGGAGAAAAGCCTTTCCACTCATCACCTCCCCAAAATAGTGGACGATGTGGTAttctcatcatttttctttaacacAAATGCACATACATTTAGACTCCGCTTATTGTGTCACTCACAAAGCATT TACCCAAACTTGTATAAGCTCATACTTCTGCAATACACTTCGCTCTTTGAGTACGACGaggagaagataaaaaacaacataatGGAAGTGCTGCACGAATTTCTTAAATATTACAACCTGAATAGAGGAAATTCCAACGTagatttatttataaagGAATTCTTCTAcgattattataaaaacaaaagggaggaatatgaaaaaatctACGCAGAATGTTCCAACAGAAAACCTCTAACCTCCTACTGCAAGGTGTACTATATGTGTAACGACCAGCTGAGGGAAGACCTCTTTTCAATCAAAGAAGATGTTGCAAAGTACCTTGAAGACAAAGCTAAATCATATCAGCAGGCACTTTCTGGAAATCCCACAACTGAAACAGAGATGCATAAAATCGAAGGTAGTTCTCCTTTATCTTTACGCAGATTCTCCATCGTGCCCATAGTGATAGGagtgtttttctttctatTCTCTATACATGAG tTCACCCCCATTGGATCCTGGTTGCGCAGAAAACTCAATAAGACCAAACGGATtgctcacaatttttatatgaaacagattcattatataatggAAACGAATTCACCATTTGAGGATGTTAATCTCGATGACAGGGAATCCAACATAGGCTATCACTCCATATGA